The proteins below come from a single Hemitrygon akajei chromosome 2, sHemAka1.3, whole genome shotgun sequence genomic window:
- the LOC140737974 gene encoding radiation-inducible immediate-early gene IEX-1-like, protein MYTTAEMNQLAIPQPCSTGFAGRKPTLPQVFTFEPIRQNKRLNRRKKRFIKVLYPARQVRRTVPSEKDMAKRLLLLLLSVVFIQIYTATENDSNDAAPELTGVHEAPATSAGEPPASPQLAISVVVSPEAESNCSRPHLGEVAVTRIVLACRM, encoded by the exons ATGTACACTACAGCCGAGATGAACCAACTTGCTATTCCACAACCATGCAGCACGGGCTTCGCTGGCCGAAAGCCTACACTGCCCCAAGTCTTCACTTTCGAGCCAATCAGGCAAAACAAGAGACTCAATAGACGCAAGAAACGGTTTATTAAAGTTCTCTATCCAGCTCGCCAG GTTCGGAGAACTGTTCCTAGCGAGAaggacatggccaagaggttgcTTCTGCTGTTGTTGTCCGTTGTCTTCATTCAAATCTACACTGCCACTGAAAACGACTCGAACGACGCTGCTCCGGAGTTAACAGGTGTCCATGAAGCTCCCGCCACGTCTGCTGGTGAACCTCCGGCTTCTCCTCAGCTGGCCATTTCGGTCGTCGTGTCCCCGGAAGCTGAATCTAACTGCAGCCGGCCTCATCTCGGCGAAGTCGCTGTCACAAGAATTGTCTTGGCTTGCAGGATGTGA